The Candidatus Omnitrophota bacterium genome includes the window CCCGGACTAAGCCCAAAAGAATATGCTCTGTGCCGATATAATCGTGGTTAAAGCGCCTGGCCTCTTCCTTGGCTAAAATAATTACTTTTCTTGCCCTCTCCGTAAAACGATTAAACATTGTTTTCCTCCCTAAAAGACTTAGTTGTATCAAAGTGTCAAAGTATCAGAGTGTCAAAATCAAATCTTTTTTGACACACTGACACCTTGATACTTATACGCTTAACTTTTCTCTAATCAGGTCTGCCCTCTTGACATCCCTTTCCTGGCTGGTCAACTTTTTATTCTCTAATTTCTGCAGGTGCGCCGGCTGGGTAATAATAAATAATTCATTTATCGCGCTGCGGCTGAGTTCCTTGATTATCCCCACATCCGAGCCTAACCTGACCAGAGACAAAAGCTCTATGGTTTCCTGGCTGGTGATGATGTGAGCGCTTTTTAAGATACCCACGCTGCGGTTTACCCTGTCTTCCAGGGCAGCCTTATTTTTAAAAAGCATTACTTCCCTGGCCTGTTTTTCCTGCGTAATAATCTGGTTAATAATGGCATTAATATTTTCTATGATTTCACTCTCACTGTGGCCCAAAGAAACCTGGTTAGAGATCTGAAAAAAATTACCGGTGGCCTGGGTGCCTTCGCCGTATAACCCGCGCGTAGTAAAGCTTAATTTAGCCAGCGCCGCTAATACGCGGTTAATCTGGCCGGCCATAACCAAAGCCGGTAAATGCAACATCACTGACCCGCGCATGCCTGTGCCGGCATTAGTAGGACAGGCAGTAAGATAACCCCACTCCGGTAAGAATGCAAAAGTTAATCCCTGGGTGAGGCTGTCGTCTATTTTATTAAGATTATCCCAGGCATCAAAGAGGTTAAGCCCGGACTGCATATATTGCATTCTAAGATGGTCCTCTTCATTAATCATAATGGCGATTCTTTCTTCTTCGTCTATGACTACTGCCTTGCTATCTGTCT containing:
- a CDS encoding protein arginine kinase, coding for MELNDLLNHTSEWLKDTGPYSDIVISSRIRLARNLDKAPFPHWADKKQGEQAMATIKEALDNIPSLKKSLFLKLTDLDNIDKQFLVERHLMSLEHAQKTDSKAVVIDEEERIAIMINEEDHLRMQYMQSGLNLFDAWDNLNKIDDSLTQGLTFAFLPEWGYLTACPTNAGTGMRGSVMLHLPALVMAGQINRVLAALAKLSFTTRGLYGEGTQATGNFFQISNQVSLGHSESEIIENINAIINQIITQEKQAREVMLFKNKAALEDRVNRSVGILKSAHIITSQETIELLSLVRLGSDVGIIKELSRSAINELFIITQPAHLQKLENKKLTSQERDVKRADLIREKLSV